The genomic stretch tggttcattaggcaatatggtggcgattggcctagcatcttcgaagactagggagagaacatgagttttgttttgagaggtaTCTGTATTAAACGGAGCagagttagtcataaagataagcctttgaggggtttattgacgaaagttaaagtttggcaattaccgtaaagtttgtcaacattaatggtaaggccatgatccttaaaacctgaagtggcagtgccagcatcatcctgcaataacaatgTAAAATGTCAGTTCAATcatttagttaaaattacaagataatatgtggggtgaaacccaaataccttggttgggatattgtctggacttgaattatgactttcaacAACGAAAGCATTGCTGgcagctttcaaaggagactcttcagaggatgccttatcgccaggagaagcagctttagagggacttatccctttcccttttcttgaaggggtaacagctttttgtttcttcctgtttccttgtctagtacgaggaggggatttatcttcgccatctgaggcagctgtcgaagaaactttccgcttcgaacctgttgggggtttcgagctctggaaaatagatgataagtaagatgagtactactcacagattatacaagattaagaatatgagatgggtatgtaccgtgggcttcttgtcagtgacgatggagtcactctcacttggtttgttactcttagatgtcccagaatccttttgggcaggagcttccttaatcttcctccttcgtgcaacagctgtagttgaaactgaaatcagtatatcagcaaagaaaagaaaattcagtcgaaaagattgtctgaatccaaaccttcaggtattggagtcaagacacgaacatgttcaagatctatatgtagatgtcctttgaaagtatccaaggtatgcttagtcggaaccactcgttcggcgCGTTTTTTAGTACTGTTTTGAAGGTCTTTTagaacgttgccacacacaaaccaatttggaaaaggagggctcaaagccacaccaaaatccgcacttggcagtggagggaattttggaggattaagtttgaaagccacttcataacgtagttctggtcgaacatacgagggcaatttcaacttatccagtttggcggaaaacttttcgcgcaaaatgactgcagcctcacgaacggtccgactaagatcatcaggcctgtagatagtttcaaagaatttttgaaaagcttggatttctttaatatgagttgaagtacctttgtgaaaattctcctgcacatcagcaaaagctgcagttagttcttgagcaagactATCgacatcaaagatttgggagctataataatccgtccaccattggtgaaaatctggtgtagagtaaaaagcaggttcgaaaggaacaggagaaaaattggtggtgccaacgtatttgttgatttttgtttcacattctccTTCAGTCAAGTataaggtatggaaacacatatggctcattttctcatataagcacttgggttttatttgaaccaacccaaactgtctcgagaccaaatttggttgatagcacacgagaatacattgaccttttgatggtcgaaggcgatgagaaaataaccttggagtcagaaaggcttcccaaatttccatagactcagtttgttgatcctgagatgttgatgggaattttcgagtaaaccattcgggacctattgttctgtgtacaaacggggccatagaaggatcgaactgattacgctgggcaaacatcattgaatacgccagaaagtgttcacgaagcttcccagtttcttcttttggagttaggtaagctaacctggtcccttctatagttcgattcttgattttgctatcttcctcattgacgtttcctcgaaagggaagatgagtttcgaatgtagcgttaagccacagttgcaatagccagaaaggaccagcataaagcAAAGTACCGGATTtgtaattcttggtaaggtttgcagcttcgctgaggttttcataaagaaaccctaaaagcagttggctgaggttgagcttttttccagcatgcaactgattagccatgcaaaggtatctctttgcaacttgtatggatcttgagcagaaggcacatcgtgagagccatagcgctaagaaagcaatatgctcttcatcggatactgccgtttcgatggtgatatggtgcttctggatgaatgcagtataagtgactagcgagtcattaaaaccaatagtatcagtatccatctcattgggatcgaaggtttcgccagttggtcgaagtcttgtaatcgcagccacatcgaaaagagtgggggtaaccattccacatgggagatggaaagtgttgtgagaagcatcccaaaagtgaaccgctgctactagcatgggttggttatattctaagcctgtttttgacagttgaatcaaatcatatattcctaacgatttccagaaggattctttctgtttctctactttttctaaccaggcatagtacaaatcaggatctttggctaaaggaattgacctaaacacttttacaaagttggtcatatagtttaacctaattttcgtcaaagccaaaggggttacagttgaagtttcttcaatgttagcagattctcctgagggagaacagccatcttcatctatcttagttttgctaactaatggtctagtcttgtaataagcagggaagaatctattcagagatgaaatattttcacctggtaacggacccataaaagcaagagattttccagaaagttcaaagggaatgattacctgggaagcgtaaatagtgcgtacttcttcggtgttagggtttggaatgtgctcttgttccccagaccgtgttgttgattggagcttcagaacaggttgaagaacatttgaagatgaagccatagagagatttttgattgagaaagcaagattttgaaaagattgaggatgttggtttttctgttgaagaagatgaagaaataggaatgaaaggttgtatagaagtgcaagaccaagtatttaaaggtttaacggaaaccctttttaaattttttgggtaaaacccaaagaacacgtggcggctggtgatttaatccgacggcggtcgaataaattagcttcactcctagtatgtaggagtaatgatcaagaagtaaggtcaaaaacgtgggaatgtaagttatgggaagacatctttgaaaatgacaagacgtttcgggaacagggtcatcaatgattatgacgttagtcagcagtcttggaactctcaaagatcaataagaaacgaaatcttatgatgacaagaaacgcctatttctgttgattttcgaaacaggcatttattgggggcaatttgttagctgaagatttcgtcttgtaatatttgtccttcgaagaagtggaaaatcgaaggaaagatggttactgatggccatcccttaaaaataaaagaatggctactgatggccatgcttcgagaataaagatttctaagttcgttatgaagataatgaatactgaaagctagtgaaagtatgtgtcttcggggacttagacaaaatttataaaatatattcaagtattactacttagcgtgttttcgtagtgtttttaatacactgccacgcgtcgaagacggactcaggcgggaagatttgaaattcgaagacggtttcgtaactgtccaagtaacagatggcgtcgctggaagttcttatgagagacgtggcagcagattagtgtaggaccgttaaggtcgaaactagtataaataggagtcttaatgttaggattctgtgtgttcattttgtacaaatcactcacatatttactcaagtatcaagtgttaagagaaagagttcgctgagaaaatgtacgtatgacaccaccactttaatacatgtgtattatctttcgttttcaaatatctttcagaattactgcattccatttacttcttgccatttacatttctgtatctttactttaatgtcatttactttcgaattactttcatgttatttactttcaaagtctttaacgtttctgcattctaagattctttacgttttaacagtccttttagtttcatatgttatgttacttatcttttcattgaaatcatacttacatataacaaagtgattatcaagattactagttctttaatcgaacaacgcttattgacgaagacgaatcatgaatatggttcaaatgaacattgataacaatctttttgactatgtgtcctaggatcaatctagtcgatcctgcgagtaaccaaatcatatttattatagtttggaagactagcggttgtttaccggaaatcaccgtaaacagcagCGGAATGATTATTGGTACCAGCACTCTGTGACTTGTTCTTGCCTTTAAAACCAGGTGGAAACCCATGCTTCAAGAAACAAGTTTCCACTGTGTGGTTTGTTCTTCCACAGTGTGTACAAACACGGCTATGACCTCTAGCTCCTGCAAGTGCTTGTGTTTTGTTCTTTGAATATAGAGGCTTGCCATTATAGCTTCCTGAATTGGTTTGTACTTGAAATGCAGTAGTTTCCTCATTATTATTTCTAGTAGGAATCGTGGCTGCTATAGAACTTTGCATTTCCCGTTCTTGCTGAATGACCAAAGAGAATGCCTTATCAATGTCCGATAATGGACTCATCATCATTATCTGGGATTTTGAATGAGTAAATTTCTCGTTCAATCCTTTCAAGAACCTAATAACACAATCTTGAGCACGGTAAGTCTGAATGGATGCAATAGCATCGCAAGAATATGGGATGACGCAAGAACACGCAACAATAGGACGGTAATTATCGAGTTCATCCCAAAGGACTTTAAGTTGAGTAAAGTAGTTAGAAACATCAAGATTACCTTGTCGTAGCTTGTACAAATCCTCTTGAATGTCAGATATGCGAAACAGATCACTATGAGAAAAACGAGTTTGTAGATTCTTCCATACACCTGTGGCACTATCAATCCACAAAACTGATTTGGCAATATGTTCCGAAATTGAGCGGTGAAGCCAGGCAAGAACCATGGTGTTGCATCGAATCCATGGCGCATAAAGGGGATCAGTAGTTGGAGGTTTGGGCAAGGAGCCACCAATGAACTTCTCCTTGTTCTTAGAGATCCAAGCAATATGCATTGATCTTGACCAACTATGGTAGTTCTTGTCATCCAGTAATGGAGAAGCTAAAACGAGTGCTGGGTTTTCATTTGGGTGTAGATAGTAAGGGTTTGAAGAATTGGTAGAAAAATCTTGGTAAGTTGGGTAAGCCATTGATGAATTGAGAATGAAGAACTCCGATGAAAAGAAAAGATGAAGAGAAGACGAATCTGTAAATTACAGAAATTCAGAAGGAGAAGAGCATCGGGAAAGGGAAAGAAAGATAAGGAATCAATGGCTACCAGAGCTTAGTAGCTCTGATACCATGATAATGGCATAGTGAAACAAGCACGCAAGCcatgaaagaaagaaagaatgaataacaatggtgataACATATGCTGTGAAGAAGATGATAGAAAGGTAGAATTCTTCTATTATTCATTGAATAAAGGAATGGTACAGTATTAGTATATATTCAATAAGCAATAAccaatatgtaactaacattccACGTGTGTGGCTAGGATTAGAAGAAGAATAAAAAGGAAATAAGCTACTATCTATGCTAACAAtttcaaatacaattttttttttattttcaaaataattcactatatattaaattttatttgtttagttATTGTTTACTTATTGTTCTTAAGTTTCTTctcaattttgttgttgttgtaattccttcttttttttctaacACTTGAGATTCAGTACAAAGAAGATTGACATATTTCCTAGATATAGTAGACAATAACTAACAACATAAtcacaatattcaatattcaCTCTTTAATACATGTTTCCAAATAAAAAATTACTAcacattttcaaataaaaaactcAGTATTCATTCATAAACAAAtattccaaaataaataaataaaaaactagaTCTATTAAAAAACACAATATCTTCTTCATAAAGTTGttttttatttcagtttttttaatagttgtttttttatttatttcatttggtATAAACTTatttgtattaaataattatttatttggtaAAAAAATAGTTATTTGGAAAAACCTTCTCCCATATAGGAGTGTTgattatatatttgataaaaaaataattatttgtattaaattttaagttattgagaagaaatttattattgatatttttatCCACAAAAATATctaatattcatttaaatattttttaattttttatttaaaataaatatattatataaacaaatgcGTGTACTAGACTAGAACTCGTGCACATACACGGTTTTGTTACTGGTAATGGGCCTGACATGTAAAACAGCCCTAGAAAGTGGGAAGCCCGGAATTTCTAACTACTTCCAGTTGGCGTCGCTTCTCATAAACCCTGCTGCGCGCTCTTCCTTACGAAAAACCCTAACCCTTCTCTTCTTCGACCAATCTACAGAAAACAAAAATGGTACCTTCTTTTATTCTCTCTTCTCCTGTTAAAGTTATTGGTATCACCCGTAATTCTGATTCCTTGAATTTGCTTTGCAGACAGGAGAAACAGTGAATCCAAAAGCATATCCTCTGGCTGATGCACAGCTTACGATAACAATAATGGATCTTGTTCAACAAGCTGCTAATTACAAACAGCTCAAAAAGGGTGCCAATGAAGGTATGTATGCCTTTCTGTTTAATTTTTGATTGATTGTTTCTTCTAACGTTTCTGTGTTAAtttattgttctattttattttcagctACAAAGACACTTAACAGAGGCATTTCTGAGTTTGTTGTCATGGCCGCAGATGCTGAACCCCTCGagattcttcttcatcttcctttACTTGCTGAGGATAAGGTTAACTCCCTTGAATACCTAGATTCATATATTATAAGATAATCTGGATATAAATAACTAGTTTAAAGTGACGGAGCCAGGAGACACTATtgattatttatctattttaattttcacaccttatttttactaattttgcgcTTAATTAAACGACTATTAAATTGGAATACTTGAGCCCGGGTGCCTGTCCAGGGCTAGCTGGGCCTTAGCTCCGCCCCTGGTTTATATGCTCTGTGTTAATGTGTGTTCATGTTGGATATACATTTTAATACCATGACAAACTAGCTATTCAGTTGAAATCTGTACTTTagatttttttgttatatgtaATGATATAATCTTAATATACTATCTATCTGTGGTAATCATGTAATGCCTATTCACTATGAACTCTGGTGTCGACGATTTGATGGATATTGTTTTATTAGTAGCCGTTTTATAGTCATGGATGTTATTTTCATCTTGAAAACCGACTCACTCATGTATGCTGTTTAACTGGGATTTACATTGTCCTATATCTTCACTACTTCATCTGTTACTGTTTCTATACATTCATGTTCTTAGGATTTTAATATTTAACCAtgaaaaattatttcaattttagAATGTTCCCTATGTATTTGTCACATCAAAACAAGCACTAGGACGAGCATGTGGTGTTACCCGGCCAGTGATTGCATGTTCTGTGACAACTAATGAGGGAAGTCAATTGAAATCTCAAATACAACAACTAAAGGTATTCGCCATGTTTTGGATTAACAGTATTCAGCTAGTTGCCAACTATATTACTACTTGTTATCATGTTGAATTGAACACTCATTTTGAACATTTTCTTGACATGCAGGATGCTATTGAGAAGCTATTGATATGAGAAATTGCTATCGGTATGACGGGCTTCTTGAGTTTGCTGAGTGCTCCTTGAGGCTTTGACCGGATGAGTTGAGTTGTATTCAACTAGGAAAGACTCTTTATAATGTAAGCTTACATTCATATTTATCGACACTATTTGCGGATTTAATGTGCAATTTTTGAACAGGTGTATTATAAACAATTTCATTGTCTTTTATTTGGATGCTAAGTAAATTTAAATTGCCGGCTTATTTTTTGTTCTCGATAAATCAAGAATGTATTTCACTCTGTTTATTTTCTGAAAacaatttctatttttaattaaaactttGCTTTTCTACTCTTTAAAACTATTTTTCTGTGTATCCTTCTCTTGACTGACTTTTGATAGATCAATCACTCTTGTGACTTGCTTAATACGGCACAGACTTTCTTGATATATTCAAAAAGCAATAAATACGTTTTCCTTAAGTAATTCAGATATTTTCATGAAAATCATTCAACATTTCTTCTAAATGACGACTTTCTTTGTACTGTTATTAACAAATCCTCTTGTAACATGAATGTTTAATGGGGTAGATTAAAATATGATTCCACAGCAAAGACCCGGCGTCAAGCACATTCAATCAAAAGTGGCTGTTAGAAACGTGAGAGGAAATGAATCAATTTTAAATGGTGATCATTAATCTCGTGAACTGTATCACCAAAAGAAACAAGCAAAGCAAAGCTCATGtgcaaataataataattaatagtaaCAAAGCAGACTAGTAGGCTTTTAAACATGATCTATTCATGTGTATCACGTGGAAGGGTTACGATGTTTCTTACCCCTCAAGAGTTAAAAAATTTCGATTTGAAAAGGTAACTCATTATACAAAAATGAGAAAAGTAATGATGATGTAGAGTACAACTTGTAAAAATAAATGTCTTTTTAGTCTAGAAAATTTGTCTAAAAAATAAGTATTGTTTTAAAAACTCAATGCAACATTAATTCATTTGTATCAATTTTAGCCGTAATTATTACTCTCTCTATTTCAAAATCTATGTTATTTAAAGTTTTTGcatatagattaaaaaaaaatataaacattgTATTTCTACTATTAACTTTATAAATGTGTTGGAGATAGTGTAGAAAGTAATAATTAAATGACATAATTGAAAAAATAGCAATCATTTCACATTGAAAAgtaaaaatgaaatttattttaaaataaattttatttgtaaAAACGACACTTATTTTGAATCGAACAATTTTATAAAATGGTTACATTTATTCTTTTACTCGGTACATTTTTTACTTTGTGCAAACAtaaattatttgaaaacaaaacatTGAAAGTGATCGTATCAATCTGTAGGAATGTACATGCCACTCTAATTGGTGTCGTGTCACGATACTTGATAAATGTGATTTGATAAAACTTAGATCAAT from Vicia villosa cultivar HV-30 ecotype Madison, WI linkage group LG4, Vvil1.0, whole genome shotgun sequence encodes the following:
- the LOC131599205 gene encoding uncharacterized protein LOC131599205, with product MTGETVNPKAYPLADAQLTITIMDLVQQAANYKQLKKGANEATKTLNRGISEFVVMAADAEPLEILLHLPLLAEDKNVPYVFVTSKQALGRACGVTRPVIACSVTTNEGSQLKSQIQQLKDAIEKLLI